The DNA sequence TCTACTGTCCAATCAGGATGAGCCTGGGCAAGTAATTCAAGTGATGCTGAATTCCACGACATAACGTTTCCTTATGTGTTAGTTATAGCTAACAAATGTAGCAGGTTTGACTCTTGTGTCAAGTTTTACTAACATTCGTTGTATATGATTACAGTCGAATGAGTGTCAAAAAGCGATGAACCCAGAACAGAGTATTAGAAATCGACAAGCCTTGCAGCCTTATAAAGACAGTATTAAGCGATATATTCGATCGGCGATGCAATTAAAGGGGGTTCAATACAAATATTTGTCGGATGAGTTAGCCAAGCGAGACATTGAAATGAAAGAAGGTAATCTTCGTAGTAAGGTGTATGCAGGCACCCTGCCCACTGATTTATTTATTGTATTAGTAGAAATTTTAGACATGCCAACACAGGCACTGAGCGACATCATCGCCAATAAAGACAAATAGTAAAACGATGTTTACTTCATCCACAGCACCTTATAACCCATCGGCATGTTTAGTTGGTGGAAGCCATCACCGTTAATCGTTCGCTATATCATTAGTGATTGAGCAATCAGCACAATATCGACCTATGACGCTGGTATCTCAAAGTGCATTAAAACGAAAAACTCTTGGCACTATCGGGCCTAAAACCACCTCTATGAGCGGCTGTCTTTGCGCTAAACAGCAATACGAGATCTTATTACCTCCAGAGTGCTCAGCAAATTATCGTCTAATAATGTAAACTATCTTTACAAAATCCTATGGAGTTGTTCTAAACGAGGACCAATGAATACAAATAAAGATAAATATAGTATCGATAATACTGATTACACAGTCGGACAAGATAACGTTCAAAAGTGGGGTTTTGATGTACATAACCCGGTTTTTGGGATTAGTGCTTCCTTGATAGGCGTATTCTTAGTTGCCATATTGCTGGTTGACCCGGAAGTCTCAAAAGCCGCTTTAGACGGGATCAAATGGCAAATCATTGGCGCCTTTGACGGCTTGTTTATGTGGTCAGCCAACATTTTTGTGCTTTTTTGCTTAGCCATGATTGTCTCTCCCTACGGAAAAATTCGCTTAGGTGGCGATGAAGCCAAAACCGATTATTCGATGATGTCGTGGATTGCCATGCTCTTTGCTGCAGGTATGGGAATTGGCTTAATGTTTTGGGGTGTTGCAGAGCCTGTCGCTTATTTCACAGGTTGGTACGAAACACCACTTAATGTAACCGCCAATACACCAGAAGCCGCCAAACTCGCACTGGGTGCGACCATGTTTCATTGGGGCCTTCATCCATGGGCTATTTACGGTGTCGTGTCGCTATCGCTGGCATTTTTTGCTTATAACAAAGGCTTACCACTTTCAATGCGTTCGGTATTCTACCCTATTCTGGGTGACCGCACGTGGGGTTGGCCAGGGCATGTTGTGGATATTTTGGCGGTGCTAGCCACTTTATTTGGTCTGGCTACTTCTCTGGGGCTTGGGGCTCAA is a window from the Agarivorans sp. TSD2052 genome containing:
- a CDS encoding DUF6471 domain-containing protein, encoding MNPEQSIRNRQALQPYKDSIKRYIRSAMQLKGVQYKYLSDELAKRDIEMKEGNLRSKVYAGTLPTDLFIVLVEILDMPTQALSDIIANKDK